From a region of the Papilio machaon chromosome 26, ilPapMach1.1, whole genome shotgun sequence genome:
- the LOC106718663 gene encoding probable enoyl-CoA hydratase yields the protein MKSMLRVVLSRNVSFSRINIIRFASNDAKKKEQEPQKVEEIVKNITIEKYGGITTLNIDRQKSRNSLDEATLHEMTAAINAFDKDPESKVLVFNGEGGTFSSGFDLDEMGTKGYNILRDAASRLLRRPLCDKPTIAAVTGYAVAEGFELALACDLRIIEDTAVVGCLGRRFGVPQSLYGARRLTSLIGLSRALDLLMTGRLITGTEAHTMGLACKLTSTGTALGEAVKLAKSLVKFPQNALIMDKLAAVNSQLNPNSEESMREEAIIASLLGGAIQDMDEGVKKFQKGIGKHGKFYKLTEVPLKDWELEETYEEVTVQTDKGEKKP from the exons atgAAATCTATGTTAAGAGTTGTTTTATCAAGAAATGTGTCATTTTCACGTATTAACATTATTCGATTCGCGTCGAACGATGCCAAAAAAAAAGAGCAGGAACCACAAAAAGTTGaagaaattgttaaaa ATATTACTATTGAGAAATATGGCGGCATCACCACACTAAACATAGATCGCCAGAAGTCCAGGAACAGTCTGGATGAAGCCACACTACATGAAATGACAGCTGCAATAAATGCTTTCGATAAAGACCCAGAGTCCAAGGTTCTTGTATTCAATGGAGAAGGTGGCACATTCAGCTCTGGTTTTGACCTTGATGAGATGGGAACCAAAGGTTACAATATTCTTCGAGATGCAGCT TCCCGACTTCTCAGACGACCTCTATGTGATAAGCCTACTATAGCAGCGGTAACAGGCTATGCTGTAGCTGAAGGATTTGAATTAGCATTAGCTTGTGATCTACGTATCATTGAGGATACTGCAGTAGTTGGTTGTCTCGGCAGAAGATTTG gGGTGCCACAAAGTTTATATGGAGCTAGACGTCTGACAAGTCTGATAGGGCTGTCGCGTGCACTAGACTTGTTGATGACAGGTCGCCTGATAACTGGCACCGAAGCACATACAATGGGACTGGCTTGTAAACTTACTTCTACTGGAACTG CACTTGGTGAAGCAGTTAAATTAGCTAAATCTCTGGTCAAGTTCCCACAAAATGCATTAATAATGGACAAGTTAGCTGCCGTAAATTCCCAATTGAACCCCAACAGTGAAGAGAGCATGAGAGAAGAGGCAATCATCGCCAGCCTACTCGGAGGTGCTATACAAGATATGGATGAGGGAGTCAAGAAATTCCAAAAAg gtattGGTAAACATGGCAAGTTTTACAAGCTAACGGAAGTGCCTTTAAAGGATTGGGAGCTCGAGGAAACATATGAAGAAGTAACGGTACAAACTGATAAAGGGGAAAAGAaaccttaa
- the LOC106718720 gene encoding proteasome subunit beta type-5, which translates to MALLDLCHLNEKINLKPVDSLASFQNDVIGYSQNFMNSAQLATPPFANPVQTLAQFNSKDETGRDIKIEFDHGTTTLGFRYKGGVLLAVDSRATGGQFIGSQTMKKIVEINDYLLGTLAGGAADCVYWDRVLAKQCRLYELRNRERISVAAASKLMSNMVYNYKGMGLSMGMMLAGFDKRGAQLYYVDSEGTRTPGTVFSVGSGSVYAFGVLDSGYKWDLEDKEAQELGRRAIYHATHRDAYSGGIIRVYHISENGWVNISNEDCSDLHYKYQAEKGLSDDSF; encoded by the exons atggcTTTACTAGATTTATGCCATCTCAACgaaaagattaatttaaaacccGTTGATTCTCTTGCTTCGTTTCAAAATGATGTTATCGGGTACAGTCAAAACTTTATGAACAGCGCTCAACTTGCGACTCCGCCGTTTGCTAAT CCGGTCCAAACTTTAGCACAGTTTAACTCAAAAGATGAGACTGGACGAGACATTAAAATTGAGTTCGACCATGGAACTACAACTTTGGGATTCCGGTATAAG gGAGGAGTTTTGCTGGCAGTGGATTCCCGAGCTACTGGTGGTCAGTTCATTGGTTCTCAGAccatgaaaaaaattgttgaaatcAATGACTACCTTTTGg GTACATTGGCGGGTGGTGCTGCGGACTGTGTGTACTGGGATCGTGTGCTCGCCAAGCAGTGTCGTTTGTACGAACTCCGTAACCGTGAGCGTATCTCAGTGGCCGCGGCCAGCAAGCTTATGTCCAACATGGTGTATAACTACAAAGGCATGGGACTCAGTATGGGTATGATGCTAGCTGGTTTTGATAAGAGA ggCGCACAGCTGTATTATGTGGACAGTGAAGGTACAAGAACACCAGGAACTGTCTTCTCTGTGGGCTCAGGTTCTGTGTATGCGTTCGGTGTACTTGACTCTGGCTACAAGTGGGATCTTGAGGATAAGGAAGCACAGg AGTTAGGTCGCCGCGCCATCTACCACGCGACTCACCGCGACGCTTACTCTGGTGGCATTATCCGAGTGTATCACATTAGTGAGAATGGCTGGGTCAACATCTCCAATGAGGATTGCTCCGACTTGCATTACAAATATCAAGCAGAAAAGGGACTGTCTGATGATTCTTTTTAA